One genomic segment of Ancylobacter sp. IITR112 includes these proteins:
- a CDS encoding ABC transporter substrate-binding protein yields MITRRSVLRGTALAAVSLLALSAGFGPLHAAEKELKIGFVGVTSGPAAAWGTSNVRSMQVRADWLNELGGVKIGDDTYKISIVTFDDQKDPKRAIAGMEKMAQEGIHYVVGPNVDDGAAAVRPVAESKGIIYFPYAFPKELYTKPASNAVLGMVANYQSAPAIYKYLKENKGVKTVAFVAANESDPLSQRDGGVAAAKALGLEVVAQNDTYPNDTRDFTPVLTPIIRLKPDLLVLSGVSPGNAPLLIRAARELGYTGLISTETAHDAAVLQEGAGELADGFISVGGASTPEIRSKTMDEFIDRYTKKYGEYNDESNTKVYALDYIIETLKANPKAINDVAEFKQTIDTFSAPNPYVKDGTLKYVGATSFGQKRQLSVPMVVTQYKDGKFETLFVGEVD; encoded by the coding sequence ATGATCACACGTCGCTCAGTCCTGAGGGGCACGGCCCTTGCCGCCGTCTCCCTGCTTGCCCTTTCGGCCGGTTTCGGCCCTCTCCACGCGGCCGAGAAGGAGCTGAAGATCGGCTTCGTCGGCGTCACCAGCGGCCCCGCCGCCGCCTGGGGCACCTCCAATGTGCGTTCGATGCAGGTCCGCGCCGACTGGCTCAACGAACTGGGCGGGGTGAAGATCGGCGACGACACCTACAAGATCAGCATCGTCACCTTTGACGACCAGAAGGACCCCAAGCGCGCCATTGCCGGCATGGAGAAGATGGCGCAGGAGGGCATCCATTATGTCGTGGGGCCGAATGTCGATGACGGCGCCGCCGCCGTGCGGCCGGTCGCGGAATCCAAGGGGATCATCTATTTCCCCTATGCCTTCCCCAAGGAGCTTTACACCAAGCCGGCGTCCAACGCCGTGCTGGGCATGGTCGCGAACTATCAGTCGGCGCCGGCCATCTATAAGTATCTGAAGGAAAACAAGGGCGTGAAGACGGTGGCTTTTGTCGCCGCCAATGAATCCGACCCGCTGAGCCAGCGCGATGGCGGCGTGGCGGCGGCCAAGGCGCTGGGCCTTGAGGTGGTGGCGCAGAACGACACCTATCCCAACGACACCCGTGACTTCACACCTGTCCTCACGCCGATCATCCGGCTGAAGCCCGATCTGCTGGTGCTGTCCGGCGTCTCGCCCGGCAATGCGCCGCTGCTGATCCGCGCCGCGCGCGAGCTCGGCTATACCGGCCTCATTTCCACCGAGACCGCGCATGACGCGGCGGTGCTGCAGGAAGGCGCCGGCGAACTGGCCGATGGCTTCATCTCGGTCGGCGGCGCCTCGACGCCGGAGATCCGCTCCAAGACCATGGACGAGTTCATCGACCGCTATACCAAGAAGTATGGCGAGTATAATGACGAGTCCAACACCAAGGTCTATGCGCTCGACTACATCATCGAAACGCTGAAGGCCAATCCGAAGGCGATCAACGATGTCGCCGAATTCAAGCAGACCATCGACACGTTCAGCGCGCCCAATCCTTATGTGAAGGACGGCACGCTGAAATATGTCGGTGCCACCTCCTTCGGCCAGAAGCGCCAGCTTTCCGTGCCGATGGTGGTGACACAGTACAAGGACGGCAAGTTCGAGACCCTGTTCGTCGGCGAAGTCGACTGA
- a CDS encoding branched-chain amino acid ABC transporter permease — protein MEQVIANGLYLGAQYALIALGLTLIFALMNVLNFAHGQMYVLGGFVTYTIYGQLGLPFVLALACSALTLAIVGALVEKFLFRPVIRRSSREESTMLLAAAIAFLMDAIILILFGEKQRGVPKIINGVFISDSLVMPYDRILVGVVAIAMIAAFMAYMQYSRTGRAMRALAQDRVAAQLMGVNVDRYSMIGFALGALLAGVVGGLLVTITGVNSGIGGPISIKAFLMVMIGGAGVVGGAIAGGFILGMMESVGLNVLREFGDVTYLVIFVLLMVFLSLRPNGLMGKPWG, from the coding sequence ATGGAACAGGTTATCGCCAACGGGCTGTATCTCGGCGCGCAATATGCGCTGATCGCGCTCGGACTGACCCTCATCTTCGCGCTGATGAACGTGCTCAACTTCGCCCATGGGCAGATGTACGTCCTCGGCGGCTTCGTCACCTACACGATCTATGGCCAGCTCGGCCTGCCCTTCGTGCTGGCGCTGGCCTGTTCGGCACTGACCCTCGCCATTGTCGGCGCGCTGGTGGAGAAATTCCTCTTCCGCCCGGTGATCCGGCGAAGTTCGCGCGAGGAGAGCACCATGCTGCTCGCCGCGGCGATCGCCTTCCTGATGGACGCCATCATTCTCATCCTGTTCGGCGAGAAGCAGCGCGGCGTGCCGAAGATCATCAATGGCGTGTTCATCTCCGACAGCCTGGTCATGCCCTATGACCGCATTCTGGTTGGCGTCGTCGCCATCGCGATGATCGCCGCCTTCATGGCCTATATGCAGTACAGCCGCACCGGGCGCGCCATGCGGGCGCTGGCGCAGGACCGGGTGGCGGCGCAACTGATGGGCGTGAATGTCGACCGCTACTCGATGATCGGCTTCGCGCTCGGCGCGCTGCTCGCGGGTGTCGTCGGCGGCCTGCTGGTGACGATTACCGGCGTCAATTCCGGCATTGGCGGCCCGATCTCGATCAAGGCATTCCTCATGGTGATGATCGGCGGCGCGGGCGTCGTCGGCGGCGCCATCGCCGGCGGCTTTATCCTCGGCATGATGGAATCGGTCGGGCTGAACGTGCTGCGCGAGTTCGGCGACGTGACCTACCTCGTCATCTTCGTGCTGCTGATGGTGTTCCTGAGCCTTCGCCCCAACGGGCTGATGGGCAAGCCGTGGGGCTGA